Proteins found in one Quercus robur chromosome 2, dhQueRobu3.1, whole genome shotgun sequence genomic segment:
- the LOC126699025 gene encoding uncharacterized protein LOC126699025 — MSVSRYPAEESSSMPKRVKMGIPLVLGFSDEDKIGTIQPHDDALVVTLRIGGYDVKMVMIDQGSGAEIMYPDLYKGLNLKPENLTAYSSPLVSFGGKMVVLKGQIRLPVQTGTDVVEVDFIVVDAFSPYTTIMGRPWLHTLGAVSFTLYQKMKYPFGD; from the coding sequence ATGTCAGTATCTCGTTATCCAGCTGAGGAATCCAGCTCAATGCCTAAGAGAGTCAAGATGGGCATCCCACTGGTGTTAGGTTTTTCAGATGAGGACAAAattggaaccatacagccccatgatgatgctttaGTGGTTACGCTTAGAATTGGTGGATACGATGTGAAAATGGTGATGATTGACCAAGGCAGCGGAGCtgagataatgtaccctgacttaTATAAGGGGCTAAATTTGAAACCTGAAAACTTGACAGCCTACAGTTCTCCTTTGGTGAGTTTTGGGGGTAAGATGGTCGTTCTGAAAGGTCAGATCAGATTACCTGTACAGACTGGCACGGATgtggtggaagtggacttcattgttGTGGATGCTTTCTCTCCCTACACAACCATTATGGGCAGACCCTGGCTTCATACCCTAGGGGCCGTCTCCTTTACTCTTTACCAGAAGATGAAGTACCCATTCGGAGACTAG